From a region of the bacterium genome:
- a CDS encoding ketoacyl-ACP synthase III translates to MTNVSIIGTGSFLPEDTLNNRDMEVMVDTTDEWILTRTGIRERRICPRNMATSDLGYRASLLACEDASISPSEIDFIIVATVTPDKFFPSTACLIQSKLGIKNIPVFDLSAACTGFIYALETARNFISCKTYKTGLVVANECMSRLTDYTDRSICVLLGDGAGAAIVRASDEPGLLGSYLGADGSYEEMLHAPAGGSFLPASFDTIENHLHYMKMEGSALFKIAIQSMSESVNKILDAHNLKKDDLKIVVPHQANMRIIQGVARSLGMPAEKFFVNIEKYGNMSAACIPIALDEAGRSGFLKKGDLIVTVAFGGGLTWGANLIKWTK, encoded by the coding sequence ATGACTAATGTTTCAATTATTGGCACAGGTTCTTTTTTACCTGAGGATACCCTGAATAATAGAGATATGGAGGTTATGGTTGATACAACAGACGAGTGGATTTTGACAAGGACAGGTATTCGGGAGAGAAGAATTTGTCCCAGAAATATGGCGACATCTGACCTTGGGTATAGGGCTTCTCTACTTGCTTGTGAAGATGCTTCGATCTCTCCGAGTGAAATAGATTTTATTATTGTAGCAACGGTTACTCCTGATAAGTTTTTTCCTTCAACTGCTTGTTTGATACAATCTAAACTTGGGATTAAAAATATACCTGTTTTTGATTTATCGGCTGCTTGTACTGGCTTTATTTATGCATTAGAGACAGCAAGAAATTTTATTTCCTGTAAAACATATAAAACCGGTCTTGTTGTTGCTAACGAATGTATGAGCCGTCTTACAGATTATACAGATAGAAGTATTTGTGTACTTTTAGGGGATGGAGCAGGAGCGGCAATAGTAAGGGCATCTGATGAGCCGGGTTTACTTGGTTCTTATCTTGGAGCAGATGGCAGTTATGAAGAGATGCTTCATGCACCTGCTGGTGGGAGTTTTCTTCCTGCCTCTTTTGATACTATTGAAAATCATTTACATTATATGAAGATGGAAGGTTCTGCTCTTTTTAAGATAGCGATACAGTCTATGAGTGAATCTGTTAATAAGATTCTTGATGCCCATAATTTGAAAAAAGATGACTTGAAAATAGTAGTTCCTCATCAAGCTAATATGAGAATAATCCAAGGGGTAGCTCGAAGTCTTGGTATGCCTGCTGAAAAGTTTTTTGTAAATATTGAAAAATACGGCAATATGTCTGCTGCCTGTATTCCAATAGCTCTTGACGAGGCTGGTCGTAGCGGTTTTCTAAAAAAAGGAGATCTAATAGTTACTGTTGCTTTTGGTGGAGGTCTTACATGGGGGGCAAATCTTATAAAATGGACAAAATAA
- a CDS encoding ACP S-malonyltransferase, which yields MDKIKNLTVVFPGQASQYVGMGKEFIESVPECADIIREGEKITALPLLDKIMNGPLEELTRTLICQPAVFGVSMVCWHILKKNGFTPSAVAGHSLGEYSALVASGVLTLSEGFYIVKKRAHIMDEISGKVDGSLMAVLGMKLPDVEDVLKEFPDIEVSNHNSDSQIVVGGKKEALEKLNLYLKQKRIKGIMLNVSGPFHTSLMKKAGELISVELDKLDFKDPKIPLYLNYSGEEAVDGKEVKEGLIKQISTTVKWLDIIKNIGEGVFVEVGPKKVLKRIIEGILPESKVFNVEDNRSLTDFVENLK from the coding sequence ATGGACAAAATAAAAAATTTAACTGTCGTTTTTCCTGGACAAGCATCCCAATATGTTGGGATGGGGAAAGAATTTATTGAGTCGGTACCAGAGTGTGCTGATATTATTAGAGAAGGCGAAAAGATAACGGCTCTTCCGCTTCTTGATAAAATTATGAACGGACCCTTAGAAGAGTTAACAAGAACCCTTATATGTCAACCTGCTGTTTTTGGTGTAAGTATGGTCTGTTGGCATATATTGAAAAAGAATGGCTTTACTCCTTCGGCTGTTGCTGGGCACAGTCTTGGAGAGTATTCTGCTCTTGTTGCTTCGGGTGTGTTAACTTTGAGTGAAGGGTTTTATATTGTTAAAAAAAGAGCTCATATTATGGATGAAATTTCTGGCAAGGTTGATGGGTCACTTATGGCAGTTTTAGGGATGAAACTGCCTGATGTTGAAGATGTGTTGAAAGAATTCCCTGATATAGAGGTATCAAACCATAATTCTGATTCTCAAATTGTTGTAGGAGGAAAAAAAGAAGCGCTTGAAAAACTTAACTTATATCTTAAACAGAAAAGAATTAAAGGTATTATGCTTAATGTTAGCGGCCCTTTTCACACTTCTCTTATGAAAAAGGCTGGAGAACTAATTTCTGTAGAGTTAGATAAACTCGATTTCAAAGATCCTAAAATACCATTATATTTAAACTATTCTGGAGAAGAGGCTGTTGATGGCAAAGAAGTGAAAGAAGGGTTGATTAAACAGATATCTACTACTGTGAAGTGGCTTGATATAATAAAAAATATTGGTGAAGGTGTTTTTGTAGAAGTTGGTCCTAAGAAGGTTTTAAAGAGAATCATAGAAGGTATTTTGCCTGAATCAAAGGTTTTCAATGTTGAAGATAATAGGTCTTTAACTGATTTTGTGGAAAACTTAAAATAG
- the fabG gene encoding 3-oxoacyl-[acyl-carrier-protein] reductase, whose amino-acid sequence MFKDKVVVITGAFGGIGRSLATKFGAFGARLVLWDVNINSEFETELKEKKIETISSKIDITNKKEIEENLEVILQKWGKVDILINNAGITKDTLVIRMEEEDWDSVLNVNLKGTFLCSKIVGKSMLSKRFGKIVNVASIIGQIGNIGQANYSASKGGMISLTKTCAREFGRFGVNVNAVAPGYIMTPMTERLPEKVKNDMEARVPLRRFGTSEEVSDLIVFLASDSSAYITGQVFRVDGGLVM is encoded by the coding sequence ATGTTTAAAGACAAGGTTGTTGTTATTACAGGTGCTTTTGGAGGTATTGGAAGGTCCCTTGCTACAAAGTTTGGTGCTTTTGGAGCAAGACTGGTACTTTGGGATGTTAATATAAATAGTGAATTTGAAACTGAATTAAAAGAAAAAAAAATTGAGACGATATCTTCCAAAATAGATATAACTAATAAAAAAGAGATTGAAGAAAATCTTGAAGTGATTCTCCAAAAATGGGGAAAGGTAGATATTCTTATTAACAATGCAGGGATTACCAAAGATACCCTTGTGATTCGTATGGAAGAAGAAGATTGGGATAGTGTTTTAAACGTAAATTTGAAAGGAACCTTTTTATGTAGTAAAATAGTAGGCAAATCTATGCTTTCTAAGAGGTTTGGTAAAATAGTTAATGTTGCCTCAATTATCGGGCAGATTGGAAATATCGGACAGGCAAACTATAGTGCTTCTAAGGGTGGGATGATTTCTCTTACTAAAACCTGTGCAAGAGAGTTTGGAAGGTTTGGAGTTAATGTGAATGCAGTTGCTCCCGGCTACATAATGACACCTATGACAGAAAGGTTGCCTGAAAAAGTTAAAAACGATATGGAGGCAAGGGTTCCATTAAGAAGATTTGGTACCTCAGAAGAGGTTTCAGACTTGATAGTTTTTCTTGCTTCAGATAGTTCCGCATATATTACAGGACAGGTCTTTAGAGTGGACGGTGGGCTTGTAATGTAG
- the acpP gene encoding acyl carrier protein gives MERNEIVGQVKEIVSKELSVGLTEVKEEASFIDDLGADSLDTVELVMALEEKFKLDIPDEDAQNIKTVKDAVDYIESKQ, from the coding sequence ATGGAAAGGAATGAAATAGTAGGACAAGTTAAAGAGATTGTATCAAAAGAATTGAGTGTAGGCTTAACAGAAGTTAAAGAAGAAGCATCTTTTATTGATGATCTTGGAGCAGATTCTCTTGATACAGTTGAGTTGGTAATGGCTCTTGAAGAAAAATTTAAACTGGATATCCCTGATGAAGATGCACAGAACATAAAGACAGTTAAAGATGCTGTAGACTATATAGAGAGTAAACAATGA
- the fabF gene encoding beta-ketoacyl-ACP synthase II, whose product MRRRIVVTGMGLVTPVGNSMPESWNSLRSGVNGIGITSKFDVTAYTSQISGEIKDFQIEGYNPKALRRMDAFVQFALKASEEALKDSGLDLSEEEKERAGVIIGAGIGGLNIVEGQHKVLLEGGPSRISPFLIPMLIPDMAAGQVALQFGFKGINFATVSACASGAHGLATALYMIRQGLADVIIAGGTESCITPLGLAGFCSMKALSTRNDAPEKASRPFDKERDGFVIGEGAGIVVLESLEHALARKAPKIYAEFLGAGMSCDAYHITAPHPEGEGAALSMKYALEDSLVDVENVDYINAHGTSTNLNDKGETFAIKSVFGKRSYDIPVSSIKSMIGHTLGAAGAIEFVSTCLTIKEGLIPPTINYEFPDPDCDLFYVPNKAMNKEVEIALSNSFGFGGHNISLVLKKYQD is encoded by the coding sequence ATGAGAAGAAGAATTGTTGTAACAGGAATGGGTCTTGTGACACCTGTTGGCAATAGTATGCCTGAATCTTGGAACTCTTTAAGGTCAGGTGTTAACGGTATAGGCATTACAAGTAAATTTGATGTTACAGCGTACACATCACAAATTTCAGGTGAAATTAAAGATTTTCAAATAGAAGGGTACAACCCAAAGGCTTTGCGTAGAATGGATGCTTTTGTGCAGTTTGCCCTAAAAGCATCAGAAGAGGCTCTTAAGGATAGTGGTTTGGATTTGAGCGAAGAAGAAAAAGAAAGGGCAGGAGTTATTATTGGAGCAGGGATAGGTGGGCTTAATATTGTTGAAGGACAACATAAAGTACTTTTAGAAGGTGGACCTTCAAGGATTTCGCCTTTTCTAATACCTATGCTTATTCCAGATATGGCTGCTGGGCAGGTTGCTTTACAGTTTGGTTTCAAAGGAATAAATTTTGCAACTGTTAGCGCATGTGCTTCGGGTGCTCATGGGCTTGCAACTGCTCTTTATATGATTAGACAGGGTTTGGCTGATGTAATTATTGCGGGAGGTACAGAATCTTGTATTACACCTCTTGGACTTGCTGGTTTCTGTTCTATGAAGGCTCTTTCAACGAGAAACGATGCTCCTGAGAAAGCTTCAAGGCCTTTTGATAAGGAAAGAGATGGTTTTGTAATTGGGGAAGGTGCTGGCATAGTTGTTCTTGAGAGTCTTGAACACGCTCTTGCAAGAAAAGCTCCAAAGATTTATGCGGAGTTTTTGGGCGCTGGAATGAGTTGCGATGCATACCATATAACTGCACCTCACCCAGAAGGAGAGGGAGCTGCTTTGTCAATGAAGTATGCTTTGGAAGACTCTCTGGTAGATGTTGAAAATGTGGACTATATCAATGCACACGGAACCTCAACAAATCTTAATGATAAGGGCGAAACTTTTGCAATAAAGAGTGTTTTTGGCAAAAGAAGCTATGATATTCCTGTCAGTTCAATAAAATCTATGATAGGGCATACCTTAGGAGCAGCAGGAGCAATTGAATTTGTTTCTACTTGCTTAACTATTAAAGAAGGGCTTATCCCTCCAACAATTAATTATGAGTTTCCTGACCCAGATTGTGATCTTTTTTATGTTCCTAACAAAGCTATGAATAAAGAAGTAGAAATTGCACTTTCTAACTCATTTGGATTTGGTGGACATAACATTAGCCTTGTACTTAAAAAATATCAGGATTAA